In Janibacter alkaliphilus, the following proteins share a genomic window:
- a CDS encoding P1 family peptidase, with amino-acid sequence MQAARTGTHDALTDVPGIRVGHATRDEPGWLTGTTVVLPPPGTVGGIDVRGGGPGTRESDLLDPRHLVDAVDAVVLTGGSAFGLGTADGVMAELFAQGRGWPAGQTPEQVVPIVPAMVLFDLGRGGTWEHHPGPDDGRAAVLAATDGPVPVGSVGAGCGAAAGGLRGGIGTASAVLEDGTTVAALVACNALGSPLAADGRLLAHPSLSPAEQAALGEPDPDRVAEHRRRRAQAAAALRAGTATTIGVVATDADLDKAGCSMLARVAHDGLARAVSPVHTAFDGDTFVGLSTRARGRPDPLTVVELQTEAAHCVTRAVARALLAVTTLDRSEAAGEVLTAYRDLLRPADPQ; translated from the coding sequence ATGCAGGCTGCACGCACCGGGACCCACGACGCCCTCACCGACGTGCCGGGGATCCGGGTCGGTCACGCCACCCGGGACGAGCCGGGCTGGCTGACCGGGACCACGGTCGTGCTGCCGCCGCCCGGGACCGTCGGGGGCATCGATGTGCGCGGGGGCGGGCCCGGCACCCGGGAGAGCGACCTGCTCGACCCGCGGCACCTCGTCGACGCGGTGGACGCCGTCGTCCTCACCGGGGGCAGCGCCTTCGGCCTGGGCACCGCGGACGGGGTGATGGCCGAGCTCTTCGCCCAGGGACGTGGGTGGCCGGCCGGCCAGACCCCGGAGCAGGTGGTGCCGATCGTCCCGGCGATGGTCCTCTTCGACCTCGGCCGGGGCGGCACCTGGGAGCACCACCCCGGCCCGGACGACGGCCGCGCCGCCGTCCTGGCCGCCACCGACGGGCCGGTGCCGGTGGGGTCGGTCGGGGCGGGCTGCGGCGCCGCCGCCGGCGGGCTGCGCGGCGGGATCGGCACGGCCAGCGCGGTGCTCGAGGACGGCACCACGGTGGCCGCGCTGGTGGCCTGCAACGCCCTGGGATCACCGCTCGCGGCGGACGGTCGGCTGCTCGCCCACCCGTCGCTGAGCCCGGCCGAGCAGGCGGCGCTGGGCGAGCCCGACCCGGACCGGGTGGCCGAGCACCGGCGCCGCCGGGCGCAGGCCGCGGCCGCGCTGCGGGCCGGGACGGCGACGACGATCGGGGTGGTGGCCACCGACGCCGACCTCGACAAGGCCGGCTGCAGCATGCTCGCCCGGGTGGCCCACGACGGGCTGGCCCGGGCGGTCTCCCCGGTGCACACCGCCTTCGACGGGGACACCTTCGTCGGCCTGTCCACCCGGGCCCGCGGGCGTCCCGACCCGCTCACCGTGGTCGAGCTGCAGACCGAGGCGGCGCACTGCGTCACCCGTGCCGTGGCCCGGGCCCTGCTCGCGGTCACGACGCTGGACCGCAGCGAGGCCGCCGGTGAGGTGCTGACCGCCTACCGCGACCTGCTGCGACCGGCCGACCCGCAGTGA
- the guaB gene encoding IMP dehydrogenase produces the protein MDLAPSGDRDETTGVPAPFAKVGLTYDDVLLLPGYSELAPGDLDTSTRLTRELTLRAPLISAAMDTVTESRMAIAMARQGGIGVLHRNLSIEDQAYQVDLVKRTQTGMISNPVTIGPGATLEELDRRCGEYRVSGLPVVEDDETLIGIITNRDLRFTPVAEWSSTLVRDVMTPMPLITAPVGISREDATTLLRQHKRERLPIVDDAGRLAGLITVKDFVKSEQFPNASKDDQGRLLVGAAIGYFGDSWERATRLIDAGVDVLVADTAHGHVRLLIDMIRRLKQDPATRHVQVIGGNIATREGAQAFVDAGVDAVKVGVGPGSICTTRVVTGVGAPQITAVHDAALACRPAGVPVIADGGLQHSGDIAKAIVAGAESVMIGSLLAGCEESPGELIFVAGKQYKAYRGMGSLGAMSSRGKKSYSKDRYFQAEITSDDQIVPEGIEGRVAYRGTLAQVAHQMVGGLRQSMFYVGAGTVPELQQKGQFVRITSASLRESHPHDIQGIVEAPNYSVGG, from the coding sequence ATGGATCTTGCTCCGTCCGGCGACCGTGACGAGACGACCGGGGTCCCCGCCCCCTTCGCCAAGGTCGGCCTCACCTACGACGACGTCCTGCTGCTGCCCGGCTACAGCGAGCTCGCTCCCGGCGACCTGGACACCTCCACCCGGCTCACCCGCGAGCTGACCCTGCGCGCCCCGCTGATCTCGGCGGCGATGGACACCGTCACCGAGTCCCGGATGGCCATCGCCATGGCTCGCCAGGGCGGGATCGGGGTGCTGCACCGCAACCTCTCGATCGAGGACCAGGCCTACCAGGTGGACCTCGTCAAGCGGACCCAGACCGGGATGATCTCCAACCCGGTCACCATCGGCCCCGGCGCGACGCTGGAGGAGCTGGACCGCCGCTGCGGCGAGTACCGGGTCTCCGGGCTGCCGGTCGTCGAGGACGACGAGACGCTCATCGGGATCATCACCAACCGCGACCTGCGCTTCACCCCGGTCGCCGAGTGGTCCTCCACCCTGGTGCGCGACGTGATGACCCCGATGCCGCTGATCACCGCCCCGGTGGGGATCAGCCGCGAGGACGCGACCACGCTGCTGCGCCAGCACAAGCGCGAGCGGCTGCCGATCGTCGACGACGCCGGCCGGCTGGCCGGGCTGATCACGGTCAAGGACTTCGTCAAGAGCGAGCAGTTCCCGAACGCCAGCAAGGACGACCAGGGCCGGCTGCTCGTCGGCGCGGCGATCGGCTACTTCGGCGACTCCTGGGAGCGGGCCACCCGGCTCATCGACGCCGGGGTGGACGTGCTCGTCGCCGACACCGCCCACGGTCACGTCCGGCTGCTCATCGACATGATCCGCCGGCTCAAGCAGGACCCGGCCACCCGCCACGTCCAGGTCATCGGCGGCAACATCGCCACCCGCGAGGGGGCCCAGGCCTTCGTCGACGCCGGGGTGGACGCGGTGAAGGTGGGCGTGGGGCCCGGCTCCATCTGCACCACCCGGGTGGTCACCGGGGTCGGTGCCCCGCAGATCACCGCGGTGCACGACGCCGCGCTGGCCTGCCGCCCCGCCGGGGTGCCGGTGATCGCCGACGGCGGCCTGCAGCACTCCGGCGACATCGCCAAGGCGATCGTCGCCGGCGCCGAGTCGGTGATGATCGGCTCGCTGCTGGCCGGCTGCGAGGAGAGCCCCGGCGAGCTGATCTTCGTCGCCGGCAAGCAGTACAAGGCCTACCGGGGGATGGGCAGCCTCGGCGCGATGAGCAGCCGCGGCAAGAAGTCCTACTCCAAGGACCGCTACTTCCAGGCCGAGATCACCTCCGACGACCAGATCGTCCCCGAGGGCATCGAGGGGCGGGTGGCCTACCGCGGCACGCTGGCCCAGGTGGCTCACCAGATGGTCGGTGGGCTGCGCCAGTCGATGTTCTACGTCGGGGCCGGGACGGTGCCCGAGCTGCAGCAGAAGGGGCAGTTCGTCCGGATCACGTCGGCCTCGCTGCGCGAGTCGCACCCGCACGACATCCAGGGCATCGTCGAGGCCCCGAACTACTCCGTCGGCGGCTGA
- a CDS encoding WhiB family transcriptional regulator, which yields MGEPTQLPGPVADRWEWQYEGACRATGSELFYHPEGERGAKRRMRDASAKEICAGCPVLQQCRDHSIAIREPFGVWGGLTEDERARAIAAAERTATRLAG from the coding sequence ATGGGTGAGCCGACGCAGCTGCCGGGCCCGGTGGCCGACAGGTGGGAGTGGCAGTACGAGGGTGCCTGCCGGGCCACGGGCAGCGAGCTCTTCTACCACCCGGAGGGTGAGCGGGGGGCCAAGCGCCGGATGCGCGACGCCAGCGCCAAGGAGATCTGCGCCGGCTGCCCGGTGCTGCAGCAGTGCCGCGACCACAGCATCGCCATCCGCGAGCCCTTCGGCGTCTGGGGTGGCCTGACCGAGGACGAGCGCGCCCGGGCGATCGCCGCTGCCGAGCGGACGGCCACCCGCCTGGCCGGCTGA
- a CDS encoding RNA-binding S4 domain-containing protein, whose product MSAPQEISIRDDRIRLGQLLKLAGLVEDGVMARELIQQGEVLLDGEVETRRGAQVRPGQVVSLGGEEVLVRQGEPEVDVPW is encoded by the coding sequence GTGAGCGCACCGCAGGAGATCTCCATCCGTGACGACCGGATCCGGCTGGGTCAGCTGCTCAAGCTGGCCGGGCTCGTCGAGGACGGCGTCATGGCCCGCGAGCTGATCCAGCAGGGCGAGGTGCTCCTGGACGGCGAGGTCGAGACCCGCCGCGGGGCGCAGGTGCGCCCCGGCCAGGTGGTCTCGCTCGGCGGCGAGGAGGTGCTCGTGCGCCAGGGCGAGCCGGAGGTCGACGTCCCCTGGTGA
- a CDS encoding NAD(P)/FAD-dependent oxidoreductase, translating into MTQTVDATARTDEAPGDPLTRTQQWLDRFERALSAADPEAAAGLFATDSYWRDLVAFTWNLKTVEGRSGVADLVAAVADRVSPHGFTVTEAPELADGVVTAWIAFETSVGRGYGLLRLVQEDGQDRGWTLLTALYELTGHEEPRGTHRPMGAAHGADKERITWKERRQQETDALGVTEQPYVLVIGGGQGLIALGARLRQLDVPALVVDRHSRPGDQWRQRYKSLCLHDPVWYDHLPYLKFPDTWPVFAPKDKIGDWLESYVSIMEVPYWSSTTVQRATWSEQDQRWRVEVDRDGERLTLTPEHVVFATGMSGKPRLPEIDGAEDFAGDLHHSSAHPGPDAYAGKKVVVIGSNNSAFDICGALWEHDAEVTMVQRSSTHIVKSHSLMEHGLGDLYSERALAAGITTEKADLIFASIPYRIMPAFQIPAYETMAEQDKDFYARLEAAGFWHDWGDDGSGLFMKYLRRGSGYYIDVGAAELVADGEVALVHGQIDHLTEDAVVLEDGTRLPADVVVLATGYSSMNGWVADLVDPETADRLGKCWGIGSDTTKDPGPWEGEQRNMWKPTQVENLWMHGGNLHQSRHYSLYLALQLKARLEGIDTPVYGLQEVHHTG; encoded by the coding sequence ATGACCCAGACCGTCGACGCCACCGCCCGCACGGACGAGGCTCCGGGAGACCCGCTGACGCGGACCCAGCAGTGGCTGGACCGCTTCGAGCGCGCGCTCTCCGCGGCCGACCCGGAGGCGGCGGCCGGCCTCTTCGCCACCGACAGCTACTGGCGAGACCTGGTCGCCTTCACCTGGAACCTCAAGACCGTGGAGGGCCGCAGCGGCGTCGCCGACCTGGTCGCGGCCGTCGCCGACCGGGTCTCCCCGCACGGCTTCACGGTGACCGAGGCACCCGAGCTCGCCGACGGGGTGGTGACGGCCTGGATCGCCTTCGAGACGTCGGTCGGCCGCGGCTACGGGCTGCTGCGTCTGGTGCAGGAGGACGGGCAGGACCGTGGCTGGACGCTGCTCACCGCGCTCTACGAGCTCACCGGGCACGAGGAGCCGCGGGGCACCCACCGCCCCATGGGCGCTGCGCACGGCGCCGACAAGGAGCGGATCACCTGGAAGGAACGGCGTCAGCAGGAGACCGACGCGCTCGGCGTCACCGAGCAGCCCTACGTGCTGGTCATCGGCGGCGGGCAGGGCTTGATCGCGCTCGGCGCCCGGCTGCGACAGCTGGACGTGCCCGCGCTGGTCGTCGACCGGCACTCCCGGCCGGGGGACCAGTGGCGCCAGCGGTACAAGTCCCTGTGCCTGCACGACCCGGTCTGGTACGACCACCTGCCGTACCTGAAGTTCCCGGACACCTGGCCGGTCTTCGCCCCCAAGGACAAGATCGGCGACTGGCTGGAGTCCTACGTCTCGATCATGGAGGTGCCCTACTGGTCGAGCACCACCGTGCAGCGGGCCACGTGGTCCGAGCAGGACCAGCGCTGGCGGGTGGAGGTGGATCGTGACGGCGAGCGGCTCACCCTGACGCCCGAGCACGTCGTCTTCGCCACCGGGATGTCCGGCAAGCCGCGGCTCCCCGAGATCGACGGGGCGGAGGACTTCGCCGGCGACCTGCACCACTCGTCCGCACACCCGGGACCGGACGCGTACGCCGGCAAGAAGGTGGTGGTCATCGGCAGCAACAACTCGGCCTTCGACATCTGCGGGGCGCTGTGGGAGCACGACGCCGAGGTGACCATGGTGCAGCGCTCGTCGACGCACATCGTCAAGAGCCACAGCCTCATGGAGCACGGGCTGGGAGACCTGTACTCCGAGCGGGCCCTGGCCGCCGGGATCACCACCGAGAAGGCCGACCTCATCTTCGCGTCGATCCCGTACCGGATCATGCCCGCCTTCCAGATCCCCGCCTACGAGACCATGGCCGAGCAGGACAAGGACTTCTACGCGCGGCTGGAGGCGGCCGGCTTCTGGCACGACTGGGGCGACGACGGCTCCGGGCTCTTCATGAAGTACCTGCGCCGCGGCTCCGGCTACTACATCGACGTGGGCGCCGCCGAGCTCGTCGCCGACGGCGAGGTGGCGCTGGTGCACGGGCAGATCGACCACCTCACCGAGGACGCGGTCGTCCTGGAGGACGGGACCCGGCTGCCGGCCGACGTGGTGGTGCTGGCGACCGGCTACAGCTCGATGAACGGCTGGGTGGCCGACCTGGTCGACCCGGAGACCGCCGACCGCCTCGGCAAGTGCTGGGGGATCGGGTCCGACACCACGAAGGACCCCGGGCCGTGGGAGGGCGAGCAGCGCAACATGTGGAAGCCCACCCAGGTCGAGAACCTGTGGATGCACGGCGGCAACCTGCACCAGTCACGGCACTACTCGCTGTACCTGGCGCTGCAGCTCAAGGCCCGGCTCGAGGGGATCGACACCCCGGTCTACGGCCTGCAGGAGGTGCACCACACCGGGTGA
- a CDS encoding GAF domain-containing protein translates to MSITASDHGAVAPGTDLRLRAHELRSMHDAVLSGSRPAQHPRALVSRSWQRVLAAGLPADRSGEREPTPFAEVERRRHDSPLHLVIDELRRVLTSVADASHFLMVVTDPDGVVLWREGSAAVRHQADRLGFLEGAVWTETQVGTNAIGTALAEGCPVELFSAEHFQQAQHPWYCSAWPMHDPRTGQLLGVVDVSGPALTLHPAIRALVESAVRLARARLVELHREQLSRLRRRTEPLLAGGHGPVLVVDDEGWVAHHRGMAAPERVEAPAGDRCLLVPGLGRCRPERLDVGWVLRPEASGQRVVAHLHRGTGRLQVVSGEGDWQVVLSRRRTDLLSCLAGAGEDGLSAAQLSLAVYGDTTHVVTVRAEVSRLRRQVGGLVASSPYRVAAGVTLSTTG, encoded by the coding sequence ATGTCGATCACCGCCAGCGACCACGGCGCGGTGGCGCCGGGCACCGACCTGCGGCTGCGGGCGCACGAGCTCCGCAGCATGCACGACGCCGTGCTCTCCGGCAGCCGACCGGCGCAGCACCCGCGCGCCCTGGTGTCCCGGTCGTGGCAGCGGGTGCTGGCCGCTGGACTGCCCGCCGACCGTTCCGGCGAGCGGGAGCCGACCCCCTTCGCCGAGGTCGAGCGGCGCCGGCACGACTCCCCGCTGCACCTGGTCATCGACGAGCTGCGCAGGGTGCTCACCTCGGTGGCCGATGCCTCCCACTTCCTCATGGTCGTCACCGATCCAGACGGCGTCGTGCTCTGGCGGGAGGGCTCGGCCGCGGTCCGGCACCAGGCCGACCGGCTGGGCTTCCTAGAGGGCGCGGTGTGGACCGAGACCCAGGTCGGCACGAACGCCATCGGGACCGCCCTGGCGGAGGGGTGCCCGGTCGAGCTCTTCTCCGCGGAGCACTTCCAGCAGGCCCAGCACCCCTGGTACTGCAGCGCCTGGCCGATGCACGACCCGCGGACCGGGCAGCTGCTGGGTGTGGTCGACGTCTCCGGGCCGGCGCTGACCCTGCACCCGGCGATCCGCGCTCTCGTCGAGAGCGCGGTCCGCCTGGCCCGCGCCCGGCTGGTCGAGCTGCACCGCGAGCAGCTGTCCCGGCTGCGTCGACGCACCGAGCCGCTGCTCGCCGGGGGGCACGGTCCGGTGCTGGTCGTCGACGACGAGGGATGGGTCGCGCACCATCGCGGGATGGCCGCGCCCGAGCGGGTGGAGGCTCCGGCCGGGGACCGCTGCCTGCTCGTCCCCGGCCTGGGCCGGTGCCGCCCGGAGCGGCTCGACGTGGGGTGGGTGCTGCGGCCGGAGGCCAGCGGTCAGAGGGTGGTCGCGCACCTGCACCGCGGCACCGGCCGGCTGCAGGTCGTCTCCGGGGAGGGCGACTGGCAGGTGGTCCTCAGCCGCCGCCGCACCGACCTGCTTAGCTGCCTGGCCGGCGCCGGGGAGGACGGGCTGTCGGCCGCACAGCTGAGCCTCGCGGTCTACGGCGACACCACCCACGTGGTGACGGTGCGCGCCGAGGTCTCCCGGCTGCGCCGGCAGGTGGGCGGGCTGGTGGCCTCCTCGCCCTACCGGGTGGCCGCGGGGGTCACCCTCAGCACGACGGGCTGA
- a CDS encoding aspartate/glutamate racemase family protein, which yields MKLLGVIGGLGWSATAEYYRLLNEGVEHRLGGLHGARVLVSSVDFAPVDAAEREGDWDAMAQILSDAAQGLERAGAEGMLLAANTMHAVADQVAGSVDIPFIHIAEAAARRVQASRQHKIGLLATATTTRADFYVGPLQQHGLEVLRPDEPEIDEVDRIIYDELVHGVIHDSSRKVFRRVAQGLVDRGAEAVVLAGTELSLLLEPDDVGVPLHDTTAIHVEEALDWMLADG from the coding sequence ATGAAGCTCCTCGGTGTCATCGGAGGCCTGGGCTGGTCGGCGACGGCGGAGTACTACCGCCTGCTCAACGAAGGGGTGGAGCACCGCCTCGGCGGGCTGCACGGTGCCCGGGTGCTGGTCAGCAGCGTCGACTTCGCCCCGGTGGACGCCGCCGAGCGCGAGGGCGACTGGGACGCGATGGCGCAGATCCTCAGCGACGCCGCGCAGGGCCTGGAGCGCGCCGGGGCCGAGGGCATGCTGCTCGCGGCGAACACCATGCACGCCGTCGCCGACCAGGTGGCCGGCAGCGTGGACATCCCCTTCATCCACATCGCCGAGGCCGCCGCCCGCCGGGTGCAGGCCAGCCGCCAGCACAAGATCGGGCTGCTGGCCACCGCCACCACCACCCGCGCCGACTTCTACGTCGGCCCGCTGCAGCAGCACGGGCTGGAGGTGCTGCGCCCGGACGAGCCGGAGATCGACGAGGTCGACCGGATCATCTACGACGAGCTCGTCCACGGGGTCATCCACGACTCCTCGCGCAAGGTCTTCCGCCGGGTCGCCCAGGGTCTGGTCGACCGCGGCGCCGAGGCGGTCGTGCTCGCCGGCACCGAGCTGAGCCTGCTGCTGGAGCCGGACGACGTCGGGGTGCCGCTGCACGACACGACGGCGATCCACGTCGAGGAGGCTCTCGACTGGATGCTCGCCGACGGGTGA
- the serA gene encoding phosphoglycerate dehydrogenase, whose amino-acid sequence MKVLLLENIHEVAHEALVDAGYTVDTRSGALDETELIEALEGVDMLGIRSKTQITAEVLRARPELQAIGAFCIGTNQIDLEEAAQAGTVVFNAPFSNTRSVVELAMAEIISMARHLTDKNAALHAGVWDKSAKGAHEVRGRSLGIVGYGNIGSQLSVIAEAFGMHVSYYDLDDKLPLGNARRCDSLEELLQSCETVTLHVDGRNGNAGNFGAEQFALMRPRSLFLNLSRGFVVDLEALRDSLVSGHVAGAAVDVFPSEPKSAGDPFTSCLQGLPNVILTPHVGGSTEEAQYDIGRYVSAKLRDYQSTGATTMSVNVPGVTAPQAVGDTRILHLHRNVPGVLARVNTILSEGGANIDGQQLSTKGEYGYAVTDLAGSVDQAVVDRLRALEETVEVRLISTL is encoded by the coding sequence GTGAAGGTGCTGCTGCTGGAGAACATCCACGAGGTCGCTCACGAGGCGCTGGTCGACGCCGGCTACACGGTCGACACCCGCTCCGGGGCGCTCGACGAGACCGAGCTCATCGAGGCGCTCGAGGGCGTCGACATGCTCGGCATCCGGTCCAAGACCCAGATCACCGCCGAGGTGCTGCGCGCCCGGCCCGAGCTGCAGGCGATCGGTGCCTTCTGCATCGGCACCAACCAGATCGACCTGGAGGAGGCGGCCCAGGCCGGGACCGTCGTCTTCAACGCCCCCTTCTCCAACACCCGCAGCGTCGTCGAGCTGGCGATGGCCGAGATCATCTCGATGGCCCGCCACCTCACCGACAAGAACGCCGCGCTGCACGCCGGCGTCTGGGACAAGTCGGCGAAGGGGGCCCACGAGGTCCGCGGCCGCAGCCTGGGCATCGTCGGCTACGGCAACATCGGCAGCCAGCTCTCGGTGATCGCCGAGGCCTTCGGCATGCACGTCAGCTACTACGACCTCGACGACAAGCTGCCGCTGGGCAACGCGCGCCGCTGCGACAGCCTCGAGGAGCTGCTGCAGTCCTGCGAGACGGTCACCCTGCACGTCGACGGGCGCAACGGCAACGCCGGCAACTTCGGCGCCGAGCAGTTCGCGCTGATGCGTCCGCGCAGCCTCTTCCTCAACCTCTCCCGCGGATTCGTCGTCGACCTCGAGGCGCTGCGGGACAGTCTCGTCAGCGGGCACGTCGCCGGCGCCGCGGTGGACGTCTTCCCGAGCGAGCCGAAGTCGGCCGGGGACCCCTTCACCTCGTGCCTGCAGGGCCTGCCGAACGTCATCCTCACCCCGCACGTCGGCGGCTCCACCGAGGAGGCGCAGTACGACATCGGGCGCTACGTCTCGGCCAAGCTGCGTGACTACCAGAGCACCGGGGCGACGACCATGTCGGTCAACGTGCCCGGGGTGACCGCCCCCCAGGCGGTCGGCGACACCCGGATCCTGCACCTGCACCGCAACGTGCCGGGGGTGCTGGCCCGGGTCAACACGATCCTCTCCGAGGGCGGCGCCAACATCGACGGCCAGCAGCTGTCGACGAAGGGCGAGTACGGCTACGCCGTCACCGACCTCGCCGGGTCGGTGGACCAGGCGGTCGTCGACCGGCTGCGCGCGCTGGAGGAGACCGTCGAGGTCCGCCTCATCAGCACGCTCTGA
- a CDS encoding EamA family transporter yields the protein MTRRDTALAALMALIWGSNFIVMDWGLEGVPPFLFAALRFLLVLLPAILLVPRPAVSWWVLAGVGAGISVGQFGFLYLALHLGMPSGMAALVLQVQVPLTILGAALVLGERVSRTVAAGIALALVGMVPVAAGQASASLVPFALCLLAGLSWAAGNVLVRARGVSGGLGLVVWSSLVVPLPMIALSLVVDGPAVVVATVTDLGWRPLVSALWTAVVSTLVGYGIFYSLMHRYPSSRVVSWVLAVPPVALLLGWAVRGEQPSLLELAGAGVVLAGLVLAQRPPRRVAALLGERRAEPEVAAS from the coding sequence ATGACCCGCCGTGACACCGCCCTCGCTGCCCTGATGGCCCTCATCTGGGGCAGCAACTTCATCGTCATGGACTGGGGCCTCGAAGGGGTCCCGCCCTTCCTCTTCGCCGCGCTGCGCTTCCTCCTCGTGCTGCTGCCGGCGATCCTGCTCGTGCCCCGCCCGGCGGTGTCCTGGTGGGTGCTGGCCGGGGTCGGCGCGGGCATCTCGGTGGGCCAGTTCGGCTTCCTCTACCTCGCGCTGCACCTGGGTATGCCCAGCGGCATGGCCGCGCTCGTGCTGCAGGTCCAGGTGCCGCTGACCATCCTCGGCGCCGCGCTGGTCCTGGGGGAGCGGGTGAGCCGCACCGTCGCCGCCGGCATCGCCCTCGCTCTCGTCGGGATGGTGCCCGTCGCGGCCGGGCAGGCCTCGGCGAGCCTCGTCCCCTTCGCGCTGTGCCTGCTCGCCGGGCTCAGCTGGGCCGCCGGCAACGTGCTCGTCCGGGCCCGCGGCGTCTCCGGCGGTCTCGGCCTCGTCGTCTGGTCCTCGCTCGTCGTGCCGCTGCCGATGATCGCGCTGTCGCTGGTGGTCGACGGGCCGGCGGTCGTCGTGGCCACCGTCACCGATCTCGGCTGGCGGCCGCTGGTCTCGGCGCTGTGGACCGCGGTGGTCTCCACCCTGGTCGGCTACGGCATCTTCTACTCGCTGATGCACCGCTACCCGAGCTCGCGGGTCGTCTCCTGGGTGCTGGCGGTGCCGCCGGTGGCGCTGCTGCTCGGCTGGGCGGTGCGCGGCGAGCAGCCCAGCCTGCTCGAGCTCGCCGGCGCAGGGGTCGTGCTGGCCGGGCTGGTGCTGGCCCAGCGCCCGCCGCGGCGGGTGGCTGCGCTGCTGGGGGAGCGTCGGGCCGAGCCCGAGGTCGCCGCGAGCTGA
- a CDS encoding LysR family transcriptional regulator: protein MMDLAAVSTLRAVAEHGTVIAAAEAIGYTPSAVSQQVKRLERQLGLPLLERVGRGVMLTDHGRQLCEAGGEVLAHVEAVQARIHAEVGQVSGHLRVAAFSTAIRGMLAPVASRLLREHPGLELTLTDTEPWAAVDVVASGRAEIGVAHSWGEMALVIPEHVVATPVHHDIADVVVPAEHPLAEQTEVAAAALVEERWVATPEGTICRQWLDHMHGLAGRRPRVTHVSPEYDVHLAMVAAGLGVALVPRMGRSPLPEATRALRVRDPEPTREVVALHRRSMTSSPAVQAVVEALAAG, encoded by the coding sequence ATGATGGATCTGGCGGCGGTGAGCACCCTGCGCGCGGTGGCCGAGCACGGCACGGTGATCGCCGCGGCCGAGGCGATCGGGTACACCCCCAGCGCCGTCTCCCAGCAGGTCAAACGCCTGGAGCGCCAGCTCGGGCTGCCGCTGCTGGAGCGGGTCGGCCGCGGGGTGATGCTCACCGACCACGGGCGCCAGCTGTGCGAGGCCGGCGGCGAGGTGCTCGCCCACGTCGAGGCCGTGCAGGCACGCATCCACGCCGAGGTGGGGCAGGTCAGCGGCCACCTGCGGGTGGCCGCCTTCTCCACGGCGATCCGCGGCATGCTGGCGCCGGTGGCCAGCCGGCTGCTGCGCGAGCACCCCGGGCTCGAGCTGACCCTGACCGACACCGAGCCCTGGGCCGCGGTCGACGTCGTCGCCTCCGGCCGGGCGGAGATCGGCGTCGCCCACTCCTGGGGCGAGATGGCCCTGGTCATCCCCGAGCACGTCGTGGCCACCCCGGTGCACCACGACATCGCCGACGTCGTCGTGCCGGCGGAGCACCCGCTCGCCGAGCAGACCGAGGTGGCCGCGGCCGCACTCGTGGAGGAACGCTGGGTGGCCACCCCGGAGGGCACGATCTGCCGGCAGTGGCTGGACCACATGCACGGCCTGGCCGGGCGCCGCCCGCGGGTGACGCACGTCTCGCCCGAGTACGACGTGCACCTGGCGATGGTTGCGGCCGGCCTGGGCGTGGCGCTGGTGCCGCGGATGGGGCGCTCGCCGCTGCCCGAGGCCACCCGGGCGCTGCGGGTGCGCGACCCGGAGCCCACCCGTGAGGTGGTCGCCCTGCACCGCCGCTCGATGACCAGCTCCCCCGCCGTGCAGGCCGTCGTCGAGGCCCTGGCTGCGGGCTGA